GAGGTACTGGGAGCACTCAGACTCCTGGAGGCATAAGCAGCCAGGGGTGGGGGACAGGAAATGGGGGATTTTATGGTTAAGGGGTGCAGCGTTTCAGTTCCGAAAACAAATTAGTTCTAGAAGAACGCGGCACAGCATTGGGACTGCGCTTTCTAATACTGAGCTGTGACTGTAAAATTGTTAAAACAGCCTCAACAGTGGTGGGGtaggcatacctttaatcccagcactcggggggaggcagaggcaggaggatttctgtgagcttaagaggggcctggtttacagagtgagttccaggacagccagggctacacagaaaaaccctgtctttggTAGagagtgtaaaaaaaaaagtgattgaaGACAAAACtcattccaatttttttttgttaaaacagcaaaatgtgtgtttgtttttaatgatcaTTTATGAATAAGCCTCTCATTTATtgctaaattattaaatttaagtATATTGTTGCAATTTTGAGAaagggaggctaaggcaagacTTAAGACTTTGGGGTGGTTGGTGGACCTCCactctctgtatgtctgtgctgGCCACCTGTGTGGCCCTGATGACTAGGCTGAGTGGCTGCTCTGGGCATAGACACTGTATGTGGCAGGAATCTCAGCTGCACATTCTGGCCCCAAGCCTGTAGCTGCTGTACCTGGGCAGTAGGATGCTGGAAACTTTGTGAAGTAAGGATCTGCCCAGGACTTTGGCTAGAACCCACCTGGCACACTACAGTTGTCTGAGGTTGGCAAACCCTCCTGGCCTCAGCAAGGTTAAAGAGAGCAGTTTGCTGAGTTGGCACTGTCCATTGCTGAACGCTAGCTCCCTGGCTGCCGTGGTAAGTTTGTGGTGCTGGCTCTGGAGGGGTACGAGCCCTAGGTGTTTGATGCTGTCTTGGAATGAGCACATACAAAGGCTGGGGCTGCTCAGGCTGCTCGGGCTGCTGGTACTGCCGTGGCTGCGGGGGCTGCTGGAGCTGCTGGAGCTGCTGGGACTGCTGCAGCTCTGGCTGTGGATACGGCCGTGACTGTGGCTGCTGGTGTGGTTGCTGTGGCTGCAACCATTGCTGTGGCTGCTGTATTTGTGACTCTGGGCGAAAAATGACAGTGCCAGATGGAAGCCTGACAGCTATGGGGCCTGAAGTCTCTTTTAGAATTAATTGCACAGAGTGCTGTGGTGTGCTGGTCTGGGTACTGGGCATCTGACCTCTAGGAGACAGAACGTCTCTGGAAGAGGTTTCTGCAAATGCTGGGGCACTAGTGGGGAAGCTCTGCACCTGCGGTGAACCTCTCTTCAAACCAGGGGATCCCTGTGCTAGGCTAAACAAATTGGTAACATTTTGGGCAGTGCCACTGCTGGGGCTCTGGGTGACTGGATGGCTCTCTGATGAGCTGGCAGAGGGCTGGACAGCTGCAGCAAGGGTATTGATACTGCTCATTCCCCACAAAGTTTGCTGAGGAAGACTAGCTGATTGGAGAGAAGGAGCAAGTCTTAGAAGCTTCCTACCTCTGACTGCTATTGAGGTAGGACTGGGTGCTGAAGAGCCCTTATCTGAGGTGGAGGGTAGTGTGAACAGTGGAGCTGGGCTCTTCACTCTTGTCTCTAAGACTGGGGATGTCACTGATGGGGAATTGGCCTTCATCCCTTGGGAGGGCTGACCAAGACAGATGGAGTAAGTGGATCGCTGCAGCTCTGGGCAGACCCTTGGCACACATCCGTTGCCTTCCCAGACTCAATCTTTCCCCCAGCAATAGAACCAAGTAAACAACCACTTagggcaacttggggaagaaacaTCTGACTATCACATATGCCCTCTGTCGGTGACcctatttcagaagaaaaaaatgggtcaCTAAGGGACTGCATCACACTTGGCTCTGTTTCCCATGGATGACAGCCCTTTTCATAATCAAATAAATAACCACATGTTACCTCAGGATCTGGTCAGGCTGTGGATTCTGAGTCACCACCATGGGGCACAGACTGCTTCCCTTTAGCGTATTTCTGCACATCCACCTCTGAAGGGGCCACCAGTTCACAGggttt
The sequence above is a segment of the Chionomys nivalis chromosome X, mChiNiv1.1, whole genome shotgun sequence genome. Coding sequences within it:
- the LOC130867258 gene encoding LOW QUALITY PROTEIN: transcription factor SPT20 homolog (The sequence of the model RefSeq protein was modified relative to this genomic sequence to represent the inferred CDS: inserted 1 base in 1 codon; substituted 1 base at 1 genomic stop codon) — translated: MDWSLEEAWKRTDDIIESVQQQPPPLRPTSCGEKSLQEKLYDIYVQECEKEPEAEGLRSNVNLLEKLMKREPLPCLVVSLYPENQGYSLMLKDRDGVLIEPYPGPYVGQKLLEYLDAEELPSFLIDILGKSPVNAFHGGCVIAEIRDYRQCGDIYPPEEPAAEAAVSSPACQVRHILLRPTMQSLVSDVESITSDSSQWTQEEKQELESQLTSATAEPLCLDPSVAVTCTANKLLFNEQKIMTDSMKKSFMGHEWSCLGLEEEKHGRTSPPDVATMIACRKRAEIKPGDPYDLKIPEAGKCVDTWKQKPCELVAPSEVDVQKYAKGKQSVPHGGDSESTAXPDPEVTCGYLFDYEKGCHPWETEPSVMQSLSDPFFSSEIGSPTEGICDSQMFLPQVALSGCLLGSIAGGKIESGKATDVCQGSAQXLQRSTYSICLGQPSQGMKANSPSVTSPVLETRVKSPAPLFTLPSTSDKGSSAPSPTSIAVRGRKLLRLAPSLQSASLPQQTLWGMSSINTLAAAVQPSASSSESHPVTQSPSSGTAQNVTNLFSLAQGSPGLKRGSPQVQSFPTSAPAFAETSSRDVLSPRGQMPSTQTSTPQHSVQLILKETSGPIAVRLPSGTVIFRPESQIQQPQQWLQPQQPHQQPQSRPYPQPELQQSQQLQQLQQPPQPRQYQQPEQPEQPQPLYVLIPRQHQTPRARTPPEPAPQTYHGSQGASVQQWTVPTQQTALFNLAEARRVCQPQTTVVCQVGSSQSPGQILTSQSFQHPTAQVQQLQAWGQNVQLRFLPHTVSMPRAATQPSHQGHTGGQHRHTESGGPPTTPKS